Genomic segment of Drosophila biarmipes strain raj3 chromosome 2L, RU_DBia_V1.1, whole genome shotgun sequence:
CATCCTAATTTATTTTCACATATGAGACATGGTAAACACtttcaaaatgttaaaaacaacataaaattattttttataaaaaagaatccCAGATGGCCGAATAGCTTCATTAATTTTGGAATGGCCGGATCAGCACTTTACACGACTTGAGACTGCGCCTTGCCATTCCATTCCATATACGCCACCAAATACCGCCGCTCTCGTGGgggaaatgtaataaaaattcgaaagTGGCCCACCAAGACCAATAAAACGTTCTGTAAAAAACGCCAGCATAGTGACTGCCTATGTGCTCGAATCTCCTATTCACAGATGCAGACAAGGCGTCTCCAGCATCTCCGGAGTACGCCCCGAGGGACCTCAAGGCGTATCCTTCGTCTTCGCTGCCAACCACAAAGTCGTCATATCTTGCATACGCAGTACCACCATCGGAAATGAcaatttgaacgtataattcGTGTCTGCGACTCGTAGTCACCTCGTGCAGCTTTTGGCAACCAAGCCAGAACTCACTTTCATGGTCTCCAAATCCTTCTTTGTACCAATGAGCGTTTAGAGTGTTTAGGGCGTCCCATCCGTCGATGCGACGCTGGATTACCATCCAATTCGGACCCGCAGAGGGGATATCCTCAAAAACTGGTTCAAAATCCTTAATCCCAGGATGTCTTACAATTTGAATCCCATTTTCTTGCTTGTCGGTGTTCATTGCGAAATCAAATAATGCGATCCAGAATGTCAAAGCGAAGTAcctgttatttaaaaaatataggtTAATAGTTGCCTTATTGGTACTATTTATAAATCAACTAGCTGGAAATTTTTCAAACCTCCATAGATTAGTGATAGTAAAAGGCAACGCGATTAGAGCAATCCAAAAGCTCTCGTCAGTTCAAGGGACAATTTGAAAATGAAGTCTTTTGTCGACTTTGAGTTTGAGTTTCTTTAGTTTTGAATGCTACTTTATGACTCACAAAAAATACGGAAATAGTTGTATACATGTGCTTATTAGGGCGGtccataaaattaaatctgCAAAAAAGcgtgaataaatatattcgaacacttaatttaatataagaaTTGCAAATGCTTGGTTTGAAAAAGTAAAGTAGTTCGAAAAGGTTTTAAACGAATTTGAGATATAAAAACCAGGTCAGAGTCCCCacatattgaaaaaatatttttgatcaaaggtAATAGAGCGTATAAGTTTTAAGCTTTAAAAAGAATTCGGTTCATATATAAAGTAGGACCCTCAAATTTCCCATACAAGAGTAGCCCACCCTAATCCACATATATGGACATGTTATTGATATGTTTATTGGTCCGGGTCTAAAGT
This window contains:
- the LOC108029010 gene encoding fibrinogen C domain-containing protein 1-like isoform X1, which produces MNTDKQENGIQIVRHPGIKDFEPVFEDIPSAGPNWMVIQRRIDGWDALNTLNAHWYKEGFGDHESEFWLGCQKLHEVTTSRRHELYVQIVISDGGTAYARYDDFVVGSEDEGYALRSLGAYSGDAGDALSASVNRRFEHIGSHYAGVFYRTFYWSWWATFEFLLHFPHESGGIWWRIWNGMARRSLKSCKVLIRPFQN
- the LOC108029010 gene encoding microfibril-associated glycoprotein 4-like isoform X2, producing MNTDKQENGIQIVRHPGIKDFEPVFEDIPSAGPNWMVIQRRIDGWDALNTLNAHWYKEGFGDHESEFWLGCQKLHEVTTSRRHELYVQIVISDGGTAYARYDDFVVGSEDEGYALRSLGAYSGDAGDALSASNVLLVLVGHFRIFITFPPRERRYLVAYMEWNGKAQSQVV